In Deltaproteobacteria bacterium, a single genomic region encodes these proteins:
- the surE gene encoding 5'/3'-nucleotidase SurE: MLMPSILLTNDDGVDSPTLPPLARALAGLADVRTVVPNTERSWIAKAITRFEPLRHHRAERAGIAIETVSGTPADCVSLAVHTIDPQRPDLVVSGINLGLNYGLAFLLSSGTIGAAIEACLAGLRAVAISMAIPADAYGLSGAHRAELLGERVDTVAEIAADIVADLIGEEFPAGVDLFSVNLPAEATVRTARVVTSVTRCRYGRIFVPGPESDYLHRFSALEAIADGGDMAVVDSGKVAITPLCLDPSTTIPALLRARLERS, from the coding sequence GTGCTGATGCCGAGCATCCTGCTGACAAACGATGACGGGGTGGATTCCCCGACGCTACCGCCGCTGGCGCGCGCGCTCGCCGGTCTGGCTGATGTGCGAACTGTCGTGCCGAACACCGAACGCAGTTGGATTGCGAAGGCGATCACACGCTTCGAGCCCTTGCGCCACCATCGGGCGGAGCGCGCTGGGATCGCGATCGAAACCGTAAGTGGCACGCCGGCCGACTGCGTGAGCCTCGCGGTGCATACGATCGACCCGCAACGGCCCGATCTGGTGGTGTCGGGCATCAATCTGGGGCTCAACTACGGGCTCGCGTTCTTGCTGTCGAGCGGCACCATTGGCGCGGCGATCGAGGCATGCCTGGCGGGCTTGCGAGCCGTCGCCATCTCGATGGCGATTCCTGCCGACGCCTACGGGTTGAGTGGCGCCCATCGCGCCGAGTTGCTGGGCGAACGAGTCGACACGGTCGCGGAGATTGCGGCCGACATCGTCGCGGATCTCATCGGCGAGGAGTTTCCCGCGGGCGTGGATCTCTTCTCAGTCAATCTTCCGGCCGAGGCGACGGTGCGCACCGCTCGCGTCGTGACCTCGGTGACGCGCTGCCGCTACGGCCGCATCTTCGTCCCGGGTCCGGAGAGCGACTACCTCCATCGCTTCAGCGCCCTCGAAGCAATCGCCGACGGCGGCGACATGGCGGTGGTGGATAGTGGCAAGGTGGCGATCACGCCGCTGTGTTTGGATCCGTCGACGACGATCCCGGCGCTGTTGCGAGCCCGGTTGGAACGAAGCTGA